Proteins encoded by one window of Ktedonobacteraceae bacterium:
- a CDS encoding HU family DNA-binding protein, which yields MATNKSDGGSTIVGRQELTRRIASEAKLTQKQASQVLETTLDTIREALQNGNEVRLVGFGSFKVRTSAARKGVNPRDRQPIEVPAKERVRFFPGKELSEAVVKK from the coding sequence ATGGCAACAAACAAATCCGATGGTGGCTCGACAATTGTTGGTCGCCAGGAGCTAACCAGGCGTATTGCCTCAGAGGCGAAACTGACCCAGAAGCAGGCTTCCCAGGTGCTGGAAACGACCCTGGATACCATTCGCGAGGCACTCCAGAATGGCAATGAGGTTCGTTTAGTAGGCTTTGGTTCCTTCAAGGTCCGAACGAGCGCCGCCCGCAAGGGCGTCAATCCTCGTGACCGCCAGCCTATCGAGGTGCCGGCTAAGGAGCGCGTGCGTTTCTTCCCAGGTAAAGAGCTCTCGGAAGCTGTCGTCAAGAAGTAG
- a CDS encoding alpha/beta hydrolase: protein MADQDAYGESSEVSWPLDSTNVYGTLVRPAAPGPFPAVVMVAGSGPTDRDWNSPLLPGSNGSARLLAEALAQAGFASLRYDKRVSGPHARENLPLLTGKLSMQSHVDELAGAVCTLAHQSYVRSDRVFALANSEGTLHALNYQLHNPAIPLVGLVLIGPPGRAVGTVARSQLAAQASSIPDGDALLALYDAAISRFLAGEPTNPDPALPEGVQMLLQGLESPANLPFARELWVADAAPLLRQVNVPMLVIIGKKDIQVDWQADGGPLQRAAEGRKDITFLFPENANHVLKQELRPRSELIAPEIVESYNGPNTHLDPEALTGILEWLAGHV from the coding sequence ATGGCCGATCAGGATGCGTATGGAGAGAGTTCGGAAGTCAGTTGGCCGCTGGATTCGACCAATGTTTATGGTACGCTGGTCAGACCGGCCGCCCCCGGGCCATTTCCTGCCGTGGTGATGGTGGCAGGCAGCGGCCCTACGGATCGGGATTGGAATTCGCCGCTTCTACCAGGCTCTAATGGCAGTGCGCGCCTGCTGGCGGAGGCATTAGCGCAGGCAGGTTTTGCCTCGCTGCGTTACGACAAACGGGTTTCCGGCCCCCATGCTCGCGAGAACCTGCCACTGCTGACCGGCAAGCTCAGCATGCAAAGCCATGTCGATGAACTGGCCGGGGCCGTATGTACACTGGCCCATCAGTCGTACGTGCGTTCTGACCGCGTCTTCGCGCTCGCTAACAGCGAGGGAACTCTGCACGCTCTGAACTACCAACTGCACAACCCCGCGATTCCGTTGGTGGGACTCGTACTCATCGGCCCGCCTGGACGAGCTGTTGGCACAGTGGCGCGGTCGCAATTGGCGGCGCAGGCGTCCAGCATTCCAGATGGAGATGCATTGCTGGCGCTCTATGATGCCGCTATCTCCCGCTTCCTGGCAGGAGAACCTACCAACCCTGATCCGGCGCTACCGGAGGGGGTTCAGATGCTGCTGCAAGGCCTGGAAAGTCCCGCCAACTTGCCATTTGCCCGCGAACTCTGGGTGGCCGATGCCGCTCCCCTGCTCAGGCAGGTTAACGTTCCTATGCTGGTCATCATTGGGAAGAAAGACATCCAGGTAGACTGGCAAGCCGATGGTGGGCCGCTCCAACGTGCCGCTGAGGGACGTAAAGATATAACTTTCCTCTTCCCTGAGAATGCGAATCACGTCCTCAAGCAAGAGCTGCGGCCCCGGTCGGAGTTGATAGCACCCGAGATAGTGGAGAGCTACAATGGTCCCAATACACACCTGGACCCGGAGGCGCTGACCGGCATTCTAGAGTGGCTGGCGGGCCACGTTTGA